A stretch of Brassica rapa cultivar Chiifu-401-42 chromosome A08, CAAS_Brap_v3.01, whole genome shotgun sequence DNA encodes these proteins:
- the LOC103833130 gene encoding uncharacterized protein LOC103833130 isoform X3 — MQFSRNSILRQRSRKEGWRSASKRWTSGDSSTAFTDATSCGGGYSSMEGLYGVYSNGDTATRSKRVMVVVDETSRSKHAMMWALTHLTNKGDLMTLLHVVSPHDEASPSLVQSLGSLCKACKPEDFGRKVFRKHPTCNQVDVEALVVQGPKLATILSQVKKLDVTVLVLGQKKSAPFISWCVISTLTWTQ, encoded by the exons ATGCAATTTTCAAGAAACTCAATACTTAGACAACGAAGCAGAAAAGAAGGTTGGAGGTCGGCTTCTAAAAGGTGGACATCCGGAGATAGTTCAACGGCCTTCACCGACGCAACAAGCTGTGGTGGTGGTTACTCTTCAATGGAGGGTCTTTATGGGGTCTACTCAAATGGAGATACAGCAACCAGAAGCAAGAGGGTGATGGTTGTGGTGGATGAGACTTCGAGGTCGAAACATGCCATGATGTGGGCTTTGACGCATTTGACTAATAAGGGAGATTTGATGACTCTTCTCCACGTTGTGTCTCCTCATGATGAAGCTTCTCCTTCTTTGGTTCAATCACTTGGTTCTCTTTGCAAAGCTTGTAAACCCGAG GATTTCGGAAGGAAAGTTTTTCGAAAACATCCAACATGTAATCAG GTGGATGTGGAGGCGTTGGTGGTTCAAGGACCAAAGTTAGCAACTATACTCAGCCAAGTGAAGAAACTTGACGTCACTGTTCTTGTTTTGGGTCAGAAGAAATCTGCACCATTCATCTCCTGGTGCGTCATCTCAACC CTTACGTGGACCCAGTAG
- the LOC103833130 gene encoding uncharacterized protein LOC103833130 isoform X4, translating into MQFSRNSILRQRSRKEGWRSASKRWTSGDSSTAFTDATSCGGGYSSMEGLYGVYSNGDTATRSKRVMVVVDETSRSKHAMMWALTHLTNKGDLMTLLHVVSPHDEASPSLVQSLGSLCKACKPEVDVEALVVQGPKLATILSQVKKLDVTVLVLGQKKSAPFISWCVISTLTWTQ; encoded by the exons ATGCAATTTTCAAGAAACTCAATACTTAGACAACGAAGCAGAAAAGAAGGTTGGAGGTCGGCTTCTAAAAGGTGGACATCCGGAGATAGTTCAACGGCCTTCACCGACGCAACAAGCTGTGGTGGTGGTTACTCTTCAATGGAGGGTCTTTATGGGGTCTACTCAAATGGAGATACAGCAACCAGAAGCAAGAGGGTGATGGTTGTGGTGGATGAGACTTCGAGGTCGAAACATGCCATGATGTGGGCTTTGACGCATTTGACTAATAAGGGAGATTTGATGACTCTTCTCCACGTTGTGTCTCCTCATGATGAAGCTTCTCCTTCTTTGGTTCAATCACTTGGTTCTCTTTGCAAAGCTTGTAAACCCGAG GTGGATGTGGAGGCGTTGGTGGTTCAAGGACCAAAGTTAGCAACTATACTCAGCCAAGTGAAGAAACTTGACGTCACTGTTCTTGTTTTGGGTCAGAAGAAATCTGCACCATTCATCTCCTGGTGCGTCATCTCAACC CTTACGTGGACCCAGTAG
- the LOC103833130 gene encoding uncharacterized protein LOC103833130 isoform X1, translating into MQFSRNSILRQRSRKEGWRSASKRWTSGDSSTAFTDATSCGGGYSSMEGLYGVYSNGDTATRSKRVMVVVDETSRSKHAMMWALTHLTNKGDLMTLLHVVSPHDEASPSLVQSLGSLCKACKPEDFGRKVFRKHPTCNQVDVEALVVQGPKLATILSQVKKLDVTVLVLGQKKSAPFISCLRGPSRSEELVNRCINGADCLTIGVRKQSNGVSGYLINTRWQKNFWLLA; encoded by the exons ATGCAATTTTCAAGAAACTCAATACTTAGACAACGAAGCAGAAAAGAAGGTTGGAGGTCGGCTTCTAAAAGGTGGACATCCGGAGATAGTTCAACGGCCTTCACCGACGCAACAAGCTGTGGTGGTGGTTACTCTTCAATGGAGGGTCTTTATGGGGTCTACTCAAATGGAGATACAGCAACCAGAAGCAAGAGGGTGATGGTTGTGGTGGATGAGACTTCGAGGTCGAAACATGCCATGATGTGGGCTTTGACGCATTTGACTAATAAGGGAGATTTGATGACTCTTCTCCACGTTGTGTCTCCTCATGATGAAGCTTCTCCTTCTTTGGTTCAATCACTTGGTTCTCTTTGCAAAGCTTGTAAACCCGAG GATTTCGGAAGGAAAGTTTTTCGAAAACATCCAACATGTAATCAG GTGGATGTGGAGGCGTTGGTGGTTCAAGGACCAAAGTTAGCAACTATACTCAGCCAAGTGAAGAAACTTGACGTCACTGTTCTTGTTTTGGGTCAGAAGAAATCTGCACCATTCATCTCCTG CTTACGTGGACCCAGTAGATCTGAGGAGCTCGTGAATCGATGCATCAACGGTGCAGATTGTTTGACGATTGGTGTGAGGAAACAAAGCAACGGTGTTAGTGGCTATTTGATCAACACACGATGGCAGAAGAATTTCTGGCTTTTGGCCTAA
- the LOC103833130 gene encoding uncharacterized protein LOC103833130 isoform X2, protein MQFSRNSILRQRSRKEGWRSASKRWTSGDSSTAFTDATSCGGGYSSMEGLYGVYSNGDTATRSKRVMVVVDETSRSKHAMMWALTHLTNKGDLMTLLHVVSPHDEASPSLVQSLGSLCKACKPEVDVEALVVQGPKLATILSQVKKLDVTVLVLGQKKSAPFISCLRGPSRSEELVNRCINGADCLTIGVRKQSNGVSGYLINTRWQKNFWLLA, encoded by the exons ATGCAATTTTCAAGAAACTCAATACTTAGACAACGAAGCAGAAAAGAAGGTTGGAGGTCGGCTTCTAAAAGGTGGACATCCGGAGATAGTTCAACGGCCTTCACCGACGCAACAAGCTGTGGTGGTGGTTACTCTTCAATGGAGGGTCTTTATGGGGTCTACTCAAATGGAGATACAGCAACCAGAAGCAAGAGGGTGATGGTTGTGGTGGATGAGACTTCGAGGTCGAAACATGCCATGATGTGGGCTTTGACGCATTTGACTAATAAGGGAGATTTGATGACTCTTCTCCACGTTGTGTCTCCTCATGATGAAGCTTCTCCTTCTTTGGTTCAATCACTTGGTTCTCTTTGCAAAGCTTGTAAACCCGAG GTGGATGTGGAGGCGTTGGTGGTTCAAGGACCAAAGTTAGCAACTATACTCAGCCAAGTGAAGAAACTTGACGTCACTGTTCTTGTTTTGGGTCAGAAGAAATCTGCACCATTCATCTCCTG CTTACGTGGACCCAGTAGATCTGAGGAGCTCGTGAATCGATGCATCAACGGTGCAGATTGTTTGACGATTGGTGTGAGGAAACAAAGCAACGGTGTTAGTGGCTATTTGATCAACACACGATGGCAGAAGAATTTCTGGCTTTTGGCCTAA